A window of Mytilus edulis chromosome 10, xbMytEdul2.2, whole genome shotgun sequence contains these coding sequences:
- the LOC139491529 gene encoding uncharacterized protein, with amino-acid sequence MTAITDEEKNYIIIQFLLTGISPFAVRKVFDKEFHPSCLKKSIRKELPNIYQLRKKGFLKQPQIDLLDPKEGHEPSSTQFDVSLMLCLLKNFTDICVYEKTPDPEDTSVAADLSRIKHYRNDFAHLNESILSVESFNSIWTDLTEAIGRLGGINLLRGCHERRQKIENLDERNYICEIFSEMQSDRKEIYRLKEKHRLEKDLLRAEEKERAQLEELSMNKYDIKKNIEMKRKWRDQLSKERFIVSTAALDTFETVLQNRFVAISRVSGSGKSSVAQFIALRMSESHGYFVVSEWQSSCSNFPTMNNYGTTSPKILYLYDDYFGKCSISDHDQFGLNLMFDQMKRIAATNLSCKFLITCRPNTINVSNIKHFLPSIVECDLHSPEMSLSREERQKIFDLYIPDHEEVNGYQNNDCLLSTKQLPLLCTLYRKHFCNSIQDFFLNPDKFLTDKISEMRDSENPSYICLALLLVADELHITSWNNECIKSECYTILQSVITESGFKTTPKSQKLLQAGFESIEEIYVKREENKLLFIHDKMHDNVVSCIGTNFIRSILKHAKYSFIEDRIRLESYKCEDSSPNAVVILNQTYNEQFFKRLLQEISRRNEKVFVHIQNRHPGFRNAFIEYLRIHLTEFCVLEYFKIPLVLSSKLGYEDFVSFIVEKWKEQSRPSFFYQRESPLSVACSMGHINIVKILVESSVGKEYLSRQPTWPIEVACIHGYSNIVELLLTHGIHSDLSTALEYVCKFGHTEIVTLLLKKGTFYHNEPLRIACENGHDEIVRILLRYNLPVNDNYGDGETCTPLYFSSMKGHLNIVKLLLNAEAKVQECDISVAEWNDHEDIAEYLRRHLSLLI; translated from the exons ATGACAGCAATTACCGATGAAGAAAAAAACTACATTATTATTCAGTTCCTATTGACAGGAATTTCACCATTCGCTGTGCGTAAAGTATTCGACAAAGAATTTCATCCTTCATGCTTGAAAAAGTCTATCAGAAAGGAGCTCCCAAACATCTATCAGCTGAGAAAAAAGGGATTTTTGAAACAGCCACAAATCGATCTTCTTGACCCAAAAGAGG GACACGAACCTTCATCAACACAATTTGATGTTTCGTTAATGCTTTGTTTGTTGAAGAACTTTACAGATATTTGTGTTTATGAAAAGACTCCGGATCCAGAAGATACGAGTGTTGCAGCTGATCTCAGCAGAATAAAGCATTATAGAAACGACTTTGCTCACCTTAATGAAAGTATCTTATCTGTAGAATCTTTCAATTCAATTTGGACCGATTTGACTGAG GCCATTGGACGTTTAGGGGGAATAAATTTGTTAAGAGGATGCCATGAACGGagacaaaaaatagaaaatttagatGAAAGAAATTATATTTGTGAGATTTTCAGCGAGATGCAAAGTGATAGGAAGGAGATATATagattaaaagaaaaacacagaTTGGAAAAAGATTTATTAAGAGCAGAAGAAAAGGAAAGAGCTCAATTGGAGGAGTTATCGATGAATAAATATGACATCA agaaaaatattgaaatgaaaagaaaatggAGGGACCAACTTAGCAAAGAAAGGTTCATTGTATCGACAGCAGCACTTGATACATTTGAAACGGTCCTACAGAATAGGTTTGTTGCAATTTCTAGAGTATCCGGATCTGGCAAATCAAGTGTGGCTCAATTCATAGCATTGCGCATGTCAGAAAGTCATGGATATTTTGTCGTTTCCGAATGGCAATCTTCCTGTAGTAATTTTCCTACAATGAATAATTATGGAACAACCAGCCccaaaattttatatctttatgACGATTATTTTGGAAAATGTTCGATCTCAGATCATGACCAGTTCGGATTGAATTTGATGTTTGATCAAATGAAACGTATAGCAGCAACTAACCTAAGTTGCAAATTTTTAATTACGTGTAGACCAAACACAATCAATGTAAGCAACATAAAACACTTTCTGCCATCTATTGTAGAGTGTGATTTGCACTCACCGGAAATGTCATTATCAAGAGAAGAACGTCAAAAGATCTTCGACTTATATATTCCTGACCATGAGGAGGTCAATGGTTATCAGAATAATGATTGTTTACTAAGTACAAAACAGCTACCATTACTTTGTACGTTATATAGAAAACATTTTTGTAACAGTATACAAGATTTTTTCTTAAATCCTGACAAATTTTTAACTGATAAAATTAGTGAAATGAGAGATTCAGAGAATCCATCATATATCTGCCTTGCTCTGTTACTAGTTGCGGATGAACTCCATATAACATCATGGAATAATGAATGCATAAAATCCGAGTGCTATACTATTTTACAGAGCGTCATAACAGAGTCAGGTTTCAAAACAACACCGAAAAGTCAGAAGCTATTACAGGCGGGATTTGAATCGATAGAAGAAATATATGttaaaagagaagaaaataaacTGTTGTTTATACATGACAAAATGCATGATAATGTTGTATCGTGTATCGGGACGAACTTTATACGAAGTATATTAAAACACGctaaatattcatttattgaaGACCGAATAAGACTCGAATCCTATAAATGTGAGGACAGTAGCCCAAATGCTGTTGTTATTCTAAATCAGACTTATAATGAACAATTCTTTAAAAGACTTTTACAAGAAATATCGCGTCGAAATGAAAAAGTGTTTGTACACATACAAAATAGACATCCAGGGTTTAGAAATGCCTTCATAGAATATCTCAGAATACATTTGACTGAATTCTGCGTACTAGAATATTTCAAAATACCACTTGTCTTATCGTCTAAATTGGGTTATGAAGACTTCGTGTCATTCATAGTTGAAAAATGGAAAGAGCAATCTAGACCTTCGTTTTTCTATCAAAGAGAATCACCGTTATCTGTAGCATGTTCAATGGGAcatattaatattgttaaaattttgGTTGAATCATCTGTAGGAAAGGAATATTTAAGTAGACAACCAACATGGCCAATTGAAGTGGCTTGTATACATGGATATAGTAACATTGTTGAGTTGTTACTCACTCATGGTATCCATTCAGATCTTTCCACTGCTCTTGAATATGTATGTAAATTTGGTCATACTGAAATAGTGACACTTCTTCTAAAAAAAGGAACATTTTATCATAACGAGCCTTTACGTATTGCTTGTGAAAATGGACATGACGAAATTGTCAGGATTTTACTGAGATACAATTTGCCTGTCAACGATAATTATGGTGACGGAGAAACATGTACGCCGTTATACTTTTCTTCAATGAAAGGACATTTgaatattgtaaaattattattgAATGCGGAGGCAAAAGTACAAGAGTGTGATATCAGTGTTGCGGAATGGAACGACCATGAAGATATTGCTGAATACCTACGAAGACATTTGAGTCTGCTCATTTAG
- the LOC139491527 gene encoding uncharacterized protein codes for MESISDEKKNFIIIQLVVTGIAPRAVRKIFDREFHPVRLKSSLDKGYKKIKQLQNRRVLSQTQMDLLYPGVGIEPSSSTFDTSLMLCLLRNLTNIDVYDQSPQPHNASEAADLGRMHYYRNECAHMNICEISTEEFNSIWTDLTQAIQRLGGIGLYTECQTQKQSMENIDQRILCEIFNEMNSSMKENGNIKEEIDRLKKEIDRIKEEKKLEIDLIRVEQQEEAELQFHFISKERFQQNIEIKRKWREQLNSETFILSKAAISIFETIQHNQFVAVSGMCGSGKSTLAQYVALRMSESHAYFVISASSTNSWDFILRDDDRKPDKKILYILDDFFGKFSISDFDHMRFTSNLNSAKYFAARNQNFRFLFTCRPHVFAMSKIKDVLPSIIECNLHSSELSLSFNERRKIFDLYIPDEETVYQDNNFLRSEQLPLLCTLYRKHFCSRIQDFILNSDQIITNQISALRESENPSFIFLALLMVVREINTKYGLSECISYHAILPCLRSVISESNFKNTPMASLKFLLLGLDAIEGIYVKREGYLLSFINDKICDIVISCIGGRFIHSILTFTEYSFIENRVRLESFVTEETVKSASIILNKAYNEIFFARLIQEIRNGNERVFANIQNKNQGYRTAFIEYLKVHLTESDVDSLKSPLLLSCKMGYVDFVLYLVGKWNRLLEYSIYETETPLSEACSMGYFNIVKFLVDSQKNIDLQRTEPIELACKKGHLHIVEFLLTQGVYQDLTQTFRDSCANGYTDIVLLLIKKEPNLLELIRELSGRSNVLNMACTNGHEKVVRILLRHNLPAKNPYSAANTCTPLYYASMKGHLNIVKLLLNTNAQVHERDISVAEWNDHEEVVKCLRNHLSL; via the exons ATGGAGTCAATTTCAGACGAGAAAAAGAACTTTATAATTATTCAGCTAGTGGTCACAGGAATTGCGCCACGTGCTGTCCGTAAAATATTTGATAGAGAATTTCACCCTGTGCGTTTAAAAAGTTCACTTGATAAGGGCTACAAAAAGATCAAACAGCTACAAAATAGAAGAGTTTTGAGCCAGACACAAATGGATCTGCTTTATCCAGGAGTTG gCATAGAACCTTCATCATCAACGTTTGACACATCACTGATGCTTTGTTTGTTGAGAAACTTAACTAATATTGATGTGTATGATCAGTCTCCTCAACCACACAACGCAAGTGAAGCAGCTGATCTCGGTAGAATGCATTATTATAGAAACGAGTGTGCTCACATGAATATATGTGAAATTTCTACAGAAGAATTCAATTCGATTTGGACCGATTTAACTCag GCTATTCAACGCTTGGGGGGAATAGGATTGTATACAGAATGTCAAACCCAGAAACAAAGTATGGAAAATATAGATCAAAGGATTTTATGTGAGATTTTCAACGAGATGAACAGTTCGATGAAGGAAAATGGaaatataaaagaagaaattgatagattgaaaaaagaaattgatagaataaaagaagaaaagaaattgGAGATCGATTTGATAAGAGTAGAACAACAAGAAGAGGCTGAATTGCAATTCCATTTCATTTCTAAGGAAAGATTCC aacaaaacattgaaattaaGAGAAAATGGAGGGAACAACTAAACAGTGAAACGTTTATTTTATCAAAAGCGGCGATTTCGATATTCGAAACAATTCAACACAATCAGTTTGTTGCAGTTTCTGGAATGTGTGGGTCTGGAAAATCGACGTTGGCACAGTACGTAGCTCTTCGTATGTCGGAAAGCCATGCATATTTTGTTATTTCCGCGTCTTCAACCAATAGTTGGGACTTTATATTACGAGATGATGATCGAAAACCCGACAAAAAAATTTTGTACATTCTGGacgatttttttggaaaattttctaTATCTGATTTCGATCACATGAGGTTTACTTCAAACTTAAATAGCGCTAAGTATTTTGCTGCCAGGAAccaaaactttagatttttattCACATGTAGACCACATGTTTTTGCTATGAGCAAGATAAAAGACGTTTTACCATCTATTATAGAATGTAACTTACATTCATCCGAACTGTCATTATCCTTTAATGAACGTCGGAAGATATTTGACCTATATATTCCTGATGAGGAAACCGtttaccaggataataatttctTAAGGTCAGAGCAGCTGCCTTTACTTTGTACGTTATATAGAAAGCATTTTTGCAGCAGaattcaagattttattttaaattctgaCCAGATAATAACCAACCAAATAAGTGCCTTGAGGGAGTCGGAGAATCCATCGTTTATCTTTCTTGCTCTGTTAATGGTTGTGAGagaaatcaatacaaaatatggTTTAAGTGAATGTATTAGTTATCATGCTATCCTACCATGCCTACGGAGTGTTATATCAgagtcaaattttaaaaatacaccGATGGCAAGCCTTAAGTTTTTACTGTTAGGATTAGACGCAATAGAAGGAATTTATGTTAAAAGAGAAGGATATCTTCTGTCGTTTATAAACGACAAAATATGCGACATTGTTATATCATGTATTGGGGGTAGGTTTATACACAGTATATTAACATTTACGGAATATTCTTTTATTGAAAACCGTGTTAGATTGGAATCTTTTGTGACTGAGGAAACGGTCAAAAGTGCTTCTATAATTTTGAATAAGGCATATAACGAAATATTCTTTGCTAGGCTTATACAGGAAATAAGAAATGGGAACGAAAGGGTTTTCGCAAACATTCAGAATAAAAATCAAGGTTATAGAACAGCCTTCATAGAATATCTTAAAGTTCATTTGACTGAATCAGATGTAGATTCTTTAAAATCACCACTTCTCCTATCATGTAAAATGGGATATGTTGATTTTGTATTGTATCTTGTTGGAAAGTGGAACAGACTATTAGAATATTCAATATACGAAACTGAAACACCGCTATCTGAAGCATGTTCTATGGGATATTTTAATATTGTCAAGTTTTTAGTAGACTCTCAAAAGAACATTGATTTACAAAGAACTGAGCCGATTGAGCTTGCTTGCAAAAAAGGTCATTTGCATATTGTTGAGTTTTTGTTAACACAAGGTGTCTATCAAGATCTTACCCAAACTTTTAGAGATTCCTGTGCAAATGGATATACCGACATAGTTTTACTACTTATAAAAAAAGAACCGAATCTTTTAGAGCTGATTCGCGAACTTAGTGGTCGCTCAAACGTTTTGAATATGGCTTGTACTAATGGACATGAGAAAGTAGTCAGAATTTTACTTAGACACAATCTGCCTGCAAAAAATCCTTATTCCGCTGCAAATACGTGTACACCATTATACTACGCTTCAATGAAAGGTCATTTAAATATAGTCAAATTGTTATTAAATACAAATGCACAAGTGCATGAGCGTGATATAAGTGTGGCGGAATGGAACGACCATGAAGAAGTCGTTAAATGTTTACGCAACCATTTGAGTTTATAA